In Streptomyces sp. NBC_00569, a single genomic region encodes these proteins:
- a CDS encoding sensor histidine kinase, with translation MSTTSTAPDQEPRPPDGKAAPPGGLRRVFATVLGGLRAAGASLAAPTGPAEPLLGRSSRRWVRLVPYVIALGFVATLIPVTTQVLSNDYGVPGGLAGALAVAQAAPLMLAVSRPLLAWGIVIAADIVGAIVIQGSASHHAAPWTPMVIVGYLALCFALSLREGRRTVLGVWLVTVLSGLVLDMFRPSDSQATSVLMIVLSGGVLLFGALLRERGEAQRRLVEQETINEAERSRRTLLEERARIARELHDVVAHHMSVITVQADSAPYRLQGLTPEACEEFGSIAAGARESLGEMRRLLAVLRSEDASGGERAPQPGLGRLQQLVEATVRGGVPAELSMPELTLVGELTDVPPAVDLSAYRIVQEALANVVRHAPGARTQISVSKDEDALLVIVVNGPAGEHASPVETTGTGHGLVGMHERVRLVGGTLDVGPLPGGGFRVAARLPLTESDSPSS, from the coding sequence ATGAGCACCACATCGACTGCACCCGACCAGGAGCCCCGCCCGCCGGACGGCAAGGCCGCACCGCCGGGGGGCCTGCGCCGCGTGTTCGCCACCGTCCTCGGCGGGCTGCGGGCGGCCGGGGCATCGCTCGCCGCTCCCACGGGACCGGCCGAGCCTCTGCTCGGCCGGTCGTCAAGGCGTTGGGTGCGGCTGGTCCCTTATGTGATCGCGTTGGGATTCGTCGCCACACTGATCCCGGTCACCACTCAGGTCCTGTCGAACGACTACGGGGTCCCCGGTGGTCTCGCCGGCGCCCTGGCGGTCGCACAGGCTGCTCCCCTCATGCTCGCCGTCAGTCGGCCGCTGCTCGCGTGGGGCATCGTGATCGCCGCGGACATCGTCGGAGCGATCGTCATCCAGGGTTCGGCCTCCCATCACGCCGCGCCCTGGACCCCCATGGTCATCGTGGGATATCTGGCCCTGTGCTTCGCCCTGTCCCTGCGGGAGGGCAGACGCACGGTCCTGGGGGTCTGGCTGGTCACGGTGCTGTCCGGACTCGTCCTCGACATGTTCCGCCCCTCGGACAGCCAGGCCACGAGCGTGCTGATGATCGTGCTGAGCGGCGGGGTGCTGCTGTTCGGGGCGTTGCTGCGCGAGCGCGGGGAAGCGCAGCGCAGGCTCGTCGAGCAGGAGACGATCAATGAGGCCGAGCGTTCCCGGCGCACCCTTCTTGAGGAACGTGCTCGTATTGCACGGGAGTTGCACGACGTCGTGGCTCATCACATGTCGGTGATCACGGTGCAGGCGGACTCCGCTCCGTACCGGCTCCAGGGCCTGACGCCCGAGGCGTGCGAGGAGTTCGGCTCGATAGCGGCGGGAGCCAGGGAGTCACTCGGTGAGATGCGGCGGCTCCTCGCGGTGCTGCGCAGCGAGGACGCGTCGGGTGGTGAACGTGCGCCCCAGCCGGGCCTCGGCCGACTTCAGCAACTGGTGGAGGCCACGGTGCGGGGCGGTGTCCCGGCGGAGTTGTCGATGCCTGAGCTGACCCTGGTCGGGGAGCTGACCGATGTACCGCCCGCGGTGGACCTGTCGGCATACCGCATCGTGCAGGAGGCCCTGGCCAATGTCGTGCGGCACGCTCCGGGTGCCCGCACGCAGATCTCCGTCTCCAAAGACGAGGACGCCCTGCTGGTGATCGTGGTCAACGGCCCGGCGGGCGAGCACGCGTCGCCCGTGGAGACGACCGGCACGGGACACGGTCTCGTAGGGATGCACGAGCGCGTACGGTTGGTCGGCGGCACGCTCGACGTGGGCCCGCTGCCCGGGGGAGGCTTCCGCGTCGCGGCCCGGCTCCCGCTGACCGAGTCCGACTCCCCCTCGTCGTAA
- a CDS encoding MFS transporter, which yields MTSQTTVDKADKAPEPVSVPAPAKGLRGHPWLTLFSVAIGVMMVALDGTIVAIANPAIQKDLGASFADVQWITNGYFLALAVTLITAGKLGDRFGHRQTFLIGVIGFAAASGAIGLSDSIALVVTFRVFQGLFGALLMPAALGLLRATFPAEKLNMAIGIWGMVIGASTAGGPILGGLLVQHVSWQSVFFINVPVGVIALVLGLLILKDHRAENAPRSFDILGIVLLSGAMFCLVWALIKAPTWGWGDGLTWTFLAASVLCFALFAIWETRVKEPLIPLALFRSVPLSAGVVLMVLMAIAFMGGLFFVTFYLQNVHGMSPVDSGLHLLPLTGMMIVGSPLAGAMITKVGPRIPLAGGMLLTAVAMYGMSTLESGTGSGIMSLWFALLGLGLAPVMVGATEVIVGNAPMELSGVAGGLQQAAMQIGGSLGTAVLGAVMASKVDNDLAGNWTDAKLPPLTPAQLDQASEAVQVGVGPVPKGTPAVLAEKITSVAHDTFISGMSLACLVAAGVAVVAIFVALLTKRGANAEAGAGAAHI from the coding sequence ATGACTAGTCAGACCACCGTCGACAAGGCGGACAAGGCTCCGGAGCCCGTGTCCGTTCCGGCCCCGGCCAAGGGGCTTCGCGGCCACCCCTGGCTGACGCTGTTCTCCGTCGCGATCGGCGTGATGATGGTCGCCCTCGACGGCACCATCGTGGCCATCGCCAACCCGGCCATCCAGAAGGACCTCGGCGCGAGCTTCGCCGACGTCCAGTGGATCACCAACGGCTACTTCCTCGCCCTCGCGGTCACGCTGATCACTGCCGGCAAGCTCGGCGACCGGTTCGGCCATCGGCAGACGTTCCTCATCGGCGTGATCGGATTCGCCGCGGCCTCGGGGGCCATCGGCCTGTCGGACAGCATCGCCCTGGTGGTCACCTTCCGGGTGTTCCAGGGCCTGTTCGGCGCGCTGCTCATGCCAGCCGCGCTGGGCCTCCTGCGGGCCACCTTCCCCGCCGAGAAGCTGAACATGGCGATCGGCATCTGGGGCATGGTGATCGGCGCCTCGACCGCGGGCGGCCCGATCCTCGGTGGGCTGCTCGTCCAGCACGTCAGCTGGCAGTCCGTCTTCTTCATCAACGTCCCGGTCGGCGTCATCGCCCTCGTCCTCGGACTCCTGATCCTCAAGGACCACCGCGCCGAGAACGCGCCGCGATCCTTCGACATCCTCGGCATCGTGTTGCTCTCCGGCGCGATGTTCTGCCTGGTCTGGGCGCTCATCAAGGCCCCCACGTGGGGTTGGGGCGACGGCCTGACCTGGACGTTCCTGGCGGCCTCCGTGCTGTGCTTCGCGCTCTTCGCGATCTGGGAGACGCGCGTCAAGGAGCCGCTGATCCCGCTGGCCCTGTTCCGGTCGGTGCCGCTGTCGGCCGGTGTGGTCCTGATGGTGCTCATGGCCATCGCCTTCATGGGCGGGCTCTTCTTCGTCACCTTCTACCTGCAGAACGTGCACGGCATGAGCCCTGTCGACTCCGGTCTGCACCTCCTGCCGCTGACCGGAATGATGATCGTGGGCTCTCCGCTGGCGGGCGCGATGATCACGAAGGTGGGTCCGCGTATCCCGCTCGCCGGCGGCATGCTGCTCACCGCCGTCGCCATGTACGGCATGTCCACGCTGGAGTCGGGCACGGGCAGCGGCATCATGTCGCTGTGGTTCGCCCTCCTCGGCCTGGGCCTCGCTCCCGTCATGGTGGGCGCCACCGAGGTCATCGTGGGCAACGCCCCGATGGAGCTCTCCGGTGTCGCCGGCGGCCTCCAGCAGGCCGCCATGCAGATCGGCGGAAGTCTCGGCACCGCCGTGCTCGGCGCCGTGATGGCCTCGAAGGTGGACAACGACCTCGCGGGCAACTGGACCGACGCCAAGCTCCCGCCGCTCACGCCCGCTCAGCTGGACCAGGCGTCCGAGGCGGTCCAGGTCGGCGTGGGCCCGGTCCCGAAGGGCACCCCTGCCGTGCTCGCCGAGAAGATCACCTCGGTCGCGCACGACACCTTCATCTCCGGCATGAGCCTGGCCTGCCTGGTCGCCGCGGGCGTCGCCGTCGTGGCGATCTTCGTCGCGCTGCTGACCAAGCGTGGGGCGAACGCGGAGGCGGGCGCGGGGGCCGCACACATCTAG
- a CDS encoding DUF4429 domain-containing protein — MGDVLAGFHAAWEFESDSVLIRFERGIRTPKLLNALGERRIPYEAIAAVTLTPGKRGTVVLRAVPRPGADPLMDAAAGQLKEGCDPYRLVLPGERQTLAEYYADELRGVLTPAGGAPSARYLVAAPEAPLHFKAYDGKASFDGKSVAFRWFWTGASSAKWKAGDKSFPVSDLSGVEWRSPEVFEGHLRLLRRDTSEQPAQADQDPAAVIFGLGYGPVHESLPFAASILAAVRAEGSAVPASGASPARRDPADIADRIRHLGELHQAGLVTDAEFSTKKAELLAEL, encoded by the coding sequence ATGGGTGACGTACTGGCCGGATTTCATGCCGCCTGGGAGTTCGAGTCCGACTCCGTGCTCATCCGCTTCGAACGGGGAATCCGCACGCCGAAGCTGCTGAATGCACTCGGTGAGCGCCGCATCCCCTATGAGGCGATCGCGGCGGTGACACTCACTCCCGGCAAGCGCGGGACCGTCGTCCTGCGCGCCGTGCCGAGACCGGGCGCCGATCCGCTGATGGACGCAGCCGCGGGACAGCTCAAGGAGGGGTGCGACCCCTACCGGCTCGTCCTGCCCGGCGAGCGCCAGACACTCGCCGAGTACTACGCGGACGAGCTGCGCGGCGTGCTGACCCCGGCCGGCGGCGCGCCGTCGGCCCGCTACCTGGTGGCGGCACCCGAGGCGCCGCTGCACTTCAAGGCCTACGACGGCAAGGCCTCCTTCGACGGCAAGTCCGTGGCCTTCCGATGGTTCTGGACCGGGGCGTCGTCCGCGAAGTGGAAGGCCGGCGACAAGAGCTTTCCCGTCTCGGATCTGAGCGGCGTCGAATGGCGCTCGCCCGAGGTCTTCGAGGGCCATCTGCGACTCTTGCGCCGCGACACGTCCGAGCAGCCCGCCCAGGCCGACCAGGACCCGGCCGCCGTGATCTTCGGCCTCGGGTACGGGCCCGTGCACGAGTCGCTGCCCTTCGCCGCGTCCATCCTCGCCGCGGTACGGGCCGAGGGCTCGGCCGTGCCGGCGTCCGGCGCCTCCCCCGCCCGGCGTGACCCCGCGGACATCGCCGACCGCATCCGTCACCTGGGCGAGCTGCACCAGGCCGGCCTCGTCACCGACGCCGAGTTCTCGACGAAGAAGGCCGAGCTGCTGGCGGAACTGTAG
- a CDS encoding alpha/beta hydrolase, producing the protein MRLRSWKQRGRRTLVAAALTTTVVAGTTGWAVGSEQSPLTGPPPGAASWRADHALGGGLPDPGTAKPVRVTAFFRGLDAAERQQLVERHPTVVGNLDGAPADLRYEANTRALKAERDRVRVRARDASLTSQDRAQARFLVTRYTELLEPGRQILAFDPRGRGQVAEVFGDLAVAGHVSVVVPGSDIDLSSFDRAKDPYGTPAGMARSLHEASGGRTAVVAWVGYTTPVGLGPDAATGRLAEAGAPRLTRFVQGLTASGAPRPAVFCHSYGSVVCGLSAARLPASDLVVLGSPGLRADTVADLRTKARVWAARDDSDWIGRVPNVELFGLGHGTDPTDASFGARRIPAHHAEGHTGYFAPGTDSLRAFTRIATGATS; encoded by the coding sequence ATGCGCCTGCGCTCATGGAAACAACGCGGCCGTAGGACTCTGGTCGCCGCCGCGCTCACGACGACTGTCGTGGCGGGCACGACGGGCTGGGCCGTCGGCAGCGAGCAGAGCCCCCTCACCGGGCCGCCGCCCGGCGCGGCATCGTGGCGTGCGGACCATGCGCTCGGTGGCGGGCTGCCCGATCCGGGGACCGCGAAGCCGGTCCGGGTGACAGCGTTCTTCCGCGGGTTGGACGCCGCCGAGCGACAGCAGCTGGTCGAGCGGCATCCGACGGTGGTCGGCAATCTGGACGGCGCTCCGGCGGACCTTCGCTACGAGGCCAACACCCGTGCGCTGAAAGCCGAGCGCGACCGAGTCCGGGTGCGTGCGCGCGACGCGTCGCTCACGTCCCAGGACCGTGCGCAGGCCCGCTTCCTCGTCACGCGATACACCGAACTTCTCGAGCCCGGGCGACAGATACTGGCCTTCGACCCGAGAGGTCGCGGTCAAGTGGCCGAGGTGTTCGGGGACTTGGCGGTCGCCGGCCATGTTTCCGTCGTCGTGCCCGGCTCGGACATCGACCTGAGCTCCTTCGACCGGGCCAAGGATCCGTACGGCACCCCGGCGGGGATGGCCCGCTCGCTGCACGAGGCGTCGGGCGGCCGCACCGCGGTCGTGGCGTGGGTGGGGTACACGACGCCTGTCGGCCTGGGCCCCGACGCCGCCACCGGCCGGCTCGCCGAGGCGGGCGCACCGAGGCTGACCCGCTTCGTCCAGGGCCTGACGGCCTCGGGCGCGCCGCGTCCCGCAGTGTTCTGCCACAGCTACGGATCGGTGGTCTGTGGACTCTCCGCCGCCCGGCTGCCCGCGTCCGACCTCGTGGTGCTCGGCTCCCCGGGTCTGCGCGCGGACACGGTGGCCGATCTGCGCACCAAGGCCCGCGTCTGGGCCGCGCGGGACGACAGCGACTGGATCGGCCGCGTGCCGAACGTCGAGCTGTTCGGGCTGGGCCACGGCACCGACCCCACCGACGCCTCCTTCGGCGCCCGCCGTATTCCGGCCCACCACGCCGAGGGCCACACCGGCTACTTCGCGCCCGGCACGGACTCGCTGCGCGCCTTCACCCGCATCGCCACCGGAGCCACGTCATGA
- a CDS encoding peptidase inhibitor family I36 protein, whose protein sequence is MGTTLPLTVAAALAAVVLTPVHAGAAAPPTSGNCAAGELCLWEKPEFKGHRQAYELSGIDIESCVALPEGGSAQALANRTGRPVTAYQSAECAETGEFQTYPGSGTWAPQSPYRVRAFKVWER, encoded by the coding sequence ATGGGTACGACGCTTCCGCTGACGGTCGCGGCCGCGCTGGCGGCCGTCGTGCTGACGCCGGTTCATGCGGGCGCCGCCGCCCCGCCGACATCGGGGAACTGCGCGGCGGGGGAGCTGTGTCTGTGGGAGAAGCCGGAGTTCAAGGGGCACCGGCAGGCATACGAGCTGTCCGGGATCGACATCGAGAGCTGCGTCGCGCTGCCGGAGGGGGGCAGCGCGCAGGCTCTCGCCAACCGCACCGGACGGCCGGTCACGGCCTACCAGTCCGCCGAGTGCGCCGAGACGGGAGAGTTCCAGACCTATCCCGGCAGCGGCACATGGGCACCCCAGTCCCCTTACCGGGTACGGGCGTTCAAGGTCTGGGAGCGCTGA
- a CDS encoding response regulator, whose amino-acid sequence MTIRVIIVDDQAMVRAGFAALLAAQSDIDVVGEAPDGKQGVEISRTTHPDVVLMDVRMPEMDGIAATRALLDPPPGVIHRPKVLMLTTFDVDDYVYEALRAGASGFLLKDAPPADLIAAVRVVAAGEALLAPTVTRRLIEDIARQRPSGRRDRSPELNCLTPRETEVLELIARGLSNQEIAEKLVLAEQTVKTHIGRVLAKLGLRDRAQAVIFAYETGLVTPGDQ is encoded by the coding sequence ATGACCATCCGCGTGATCATCGTCGACGACCAGGCCATGGTGCGAGCGGGGTTCGCCGCGCTGCTGGCCGCGCAGAGCGACATCGACGTCGTGGGCGAGGCTCCGGACGGCAAGCAGGGTGTCGAGATCAGCCGGACCACACATCCCGATGTCGTCCTCATGGACGTGCGGATGCCCGAGATGGACGGGATCGCCGCGACCCGCGCGCTCCTCGACCCTCCACCGGGCGTGATCCACCGCCCCAAGGTCCTGATGCTCACCACGTTCGACGTGGACGACTATGTGTACGAGGCACTGCGCGCGGGCGCTTCGGGATTCCTCCTCAAGGACGCCCCACCGGCCGATCTCATCGCGGCGGTGCGTGTGGTGGCCGCCGGGGAGGCGCTGCTCGCCCCGACGGTCACGCGTCGGCTCATCGAGGACATCGCGAGGCAGCGCCCCTCCGGCCGCAGGGACCGCTCGCCGGAGCTGAACTGTCTGACGCCACGCGAGACCGAGGTCCTCGAACTCATCGCCCGGGGCCTGTCCAATCAGGAGATCGCGGAGAAGCTGGTGCTCGCGGAGCAGACCGTGAAGACCCATATCGGCCGCGTGCTGGCGAAGTTGGGGCTGCGAGACCGGGCGCAAGCCGTGATTTTCGCCTACGAGACCGGCCTCGTCACGCCCGGCGACCAATAG
- a CDS encoding TetR/AcrR family transcriptional regulator has translation MKTREAHSGLRERKKQRTRDALLRSALELFTTKGYDRTTVDEIAEAVDVSQRTFFRYFTSKEETAFAVQDMVESRFVTLLRERPAADSPFEALRGAVLDAWDTLGEPIEEVVPVELHMRTYQMIESTPSLIAVHLRRSTELEEEIARVIAEREGVDVEADPRPRVTVAAFSGVMRMAGRLWGAGEDISVASIREVTESYLDQLGPVLAGKWRTE, from the coding sequence GTGAAGACGCGGGAAGCGCATTCAGGACTACGGGAACGCAAGAAGCAGCGCACCCGCGACGCCCTGCTGCGCTCCGCACTGGAACTCTTCACCACAAAGGGGTACGACCGCACGACGGTTGACGAAATCGCGGAGGCCGTCGACGTCTCGCAGCGCACCTTCTTCCGGTACTTCACCAGCAAGGAGGAGACCGCGTTCGCGGTCCAGGACATGGTGGAGTCCCGCTTCGTCACCCTCCTGCGCGAACGCCCCGCGGCCGACAGCCCGTTCGAGGCCCTGCGCGGAGCCGTGCTCGACGCCTGGGACACCCTCGGCGAGCCCATCGAGGAGGTCGTTCCGGTCGAACTCCACATGCGCACCTACCAGATGATCGAATCCACCCCCTCCCTGATCGCCGTCCACCTGCGCCGCTCCACGGAACTGGAGGAGGAGATCGCGCGGGTGATCGCCGAGCGTGAGGGCGTCGACGTGGAGGCGGATCCGCGCCCCCGCGTGACAGTGGCCGCGTTCAGTGGCGTGATGCGCATGGCCGGGCGGCTGTGGGGCGCCGGTGAGGACATCAGCGTCGCGTCGATCCGCGAGGTCACGGAGTCGTATCTCGACCAGCTGGGGCCGGTGTTGGCAGGGAAGTGGCGCACGGAGTGA
- a CDS encoding alpha/beta hydrolase produces MTSFDSSPQLSVWRALLALAVVFVMLATTGWTAVRHKGVTSPVNAAITAWEHGQLNGRALPDPDGSPARLAQFFASLTSQQSTRLVTHYPLAVGNMNGAPVELRYRANRIALDQARKVARKSTHDNRLSTAGQRDAGQRMNRYASLMNPDRKILAFDPLGTGRVAEVFGDLDKAQRVSIVVPGVDTNLLTFQRTFRKYSAPVGMARSLYDAERAAGPGTRTAVIAWADYTTPAGLGVDAATAMRAEEGATRLNALVRALPGRSPVALYCHSYGSVVCGVAAHKLPSRVSDIAVAGSPGMRAGKASKLGTHARVWAMRDSDDWIQDVPYLEVGGIGHGADPVSRGFGARVLSAAGAHGHTGYFEPGTESLSNFADIGVGSYRTLRCASGHDTCRDGSSGAASA; encoded by the coding sequence GTGACTTCCTTCGACTCATCCCCGCAACTCAGCGTCTGGCGCGCACTGCTCGCTCTGGCCGTCGTGTTCGTCATGCTGGCGACCACCGGCTGGACCGCCGTGCGCCACAAGGGCGTCACCTCGCCGGTCAACGCCGCCATCACGGCGTGGGAACACGGCCAGCTCAACGGGCGCGCCCTGCCGGACCCGGACGGCTCTCCCGCCCGCCTCGCGCAGTTCTTCGCCTCACTCACCAGCCAGCAGAGCACCCGGCTCGTCACCCACTACCCGCTCGCTGTCGGGAACATGAACGGCGCGCCGGTGGAACTGCGCTACCGCGCCAACCGCATCGCCCTCGACCAGGCACGCAAGGTGGCGCGGAAGAGCACGCACGACAACCGGCTCTCCACCGCGGGACAGCGCGACGCCGGCCAGCGCATGAACCGGTACGCGTCGCTGATGAACCCCGACCGCAAGATCCTTGCCTTCGATCCCCTGGGCACCGGCCGCGTCGCCGAGGTCTTCGGGGACCTCGACAAGGCCCAGCGCGTCTCGATCGTGGTTCCCGGGGTCGACACCAACCTCCTCACGTTCCAGCGGACCTTCCGCAAGTACTCGGCGCCCGTCGGCATGGCGCGCTCCCTGTACGACGCGGAGCGCGCCGCCGGACCGGGCACACGGACCGCTGTGATCGCCTGGGCCGACTACACGACGCCCGCGGGTCTCGGCGTCGACGCGGCCACCGCGATGCGCGCGGAAGAGGGCGCCACCCGGCTCAACGCCCTGGTGCGCGCCCTGCCCGGTCGCTCCCCCGTGGCCCTGTACTGCCACAGTTACGGCTCCGTGGTGTGTGGTGTCGCCGCACACAAGCTGCCGTCCCGGGTGAGCGACATAGCGGTCGCCGGCAGCCCCGGCATGCGCGCCGGGAAGGCCTCGAAACTGGGTACCCACGCGCGCGTGTGGGCGATGCGGGACAGCGACGACTGGATTCAGGACGTGCCGTACCTGGAGGTCGGCGGGATCGGCCACGGCGCCGACCCCGTCTCCCGGGGATTCGGCGCCCGGGTCCTGTCAGCAGCCGGCGCGCATGGACACACCGGCTACTTCGAGCCCGGTACGGAGAGTCTCAGCAACTTCGCCGACATCGGGGTCGGCTCGTACCGCACCCTGCGCTGCGCGAGCGGGCATGACACCTGTCGTGACGGATCTTCCGGCGCCGCGTCTGCCTGA